A segment of the Bacteroidales bacterium genome:
TTAGGATCAACAGATCGATACATAAGCAAACCATTTTTCATAAACTTATTGTTCGAATGGTTGAAGGTGATCCCATTACATATCAGAATGTTAAAATTAGTGCTTAAATAAACACCTCAATAAAAATTAATGCTATGATTAAAAAGATAAAGGATTTTCTTGCTAACAAGTATTTTAAGTTTTGTGCTGTATCATTCCTATACTTACTATGGATTATATGGCTTGGTAGCTATTGGTTACTCCCCGGATTAGTAATTATTTATGATTTATATGTTACCCGTAAAGTTAATTGGACTTTTTGGAAAAAGCGCGATGGTAAGAAAAAAAGTGCTGTTGTTGAATGGATTGATGCCATTATATTTGCCGTAGTTGCAGCAACGCTTATTAGGATGTTTTTTATTGAGGCATATACTATTCCTACGTCTTCAATGGAAAAATCATTGCTGATTGGCGATTATCTATTTGTAAGCAAAGTCAGCTATGGACCAAAATTACCAAACACGCCAATTTCATTCCCGTTTGTTCATCATACTTTACCATTCTGCAAAGAGACAAAATCATTCGTTGAATGGGTTAAGTGGCCTTACAAAAGACTTGCAGGAATGCAGAAAATAAAACGGAATGATGTTGTTGTTTTTAACTTTCCAGAAGGAGATACGGTTATCCTACAATATCAGGATGCAAGTTATTATAGTATGGTTAGGGAGTATGGTCGTGATTATATTTGGAAAAACTTTGATGTAATCTCTCGCCCAGTTGATAAAAAAGAAAATTATATTAAGCGTTGTGTTGGGATCTCTGGCGATTCGATATTAGTTAAACATGATCAGCTGTATGTTAACGGGAAGAAGCAAGAAACTATTGGTAAGGTTCAATACACCTATTTTGTAAAGACTAATGGAACACCAATAAATTCAATACATTTTGAAGAACTACATATTTCAAAAGCCGATCAAAATTATAATGCCGCAGGTGGCGTCTATAGACTTCCGTTAACGGATGAAGCTGCTGAGGAAATTAGAGGTTTTAATAATGTTATAAGCGTTGTGAAAGACGAAAATACTAACCCGGCAATGATGGCAAAGGCTATCTTTCCTCATAATCCGAAATTTCCATGGACTGAGGATAATTTTGGACCAATTTGTGTGCCTAAGAAGGGTGTTACAGTACAATTAAATTTGGATAATTTGCCGCTTTATCAAAGGATTATTGATGTTTATGAAAATAACGATTTGTTAGTTAAAGATGGAGCCATTTATATTAACGGCAAAAAAGAAACAAGTTACACCTTTAAAATGGATTATTACTTTATGATGGGTGATAATAGACATAATTCAGCGGATGGTCGTTATTGGGGATTTGTTCCTGAAGATCATATTGTTGGTAAGGCAGTATTCGTTTGGCTTTCATTGGATAAAGAAAAGAGTTTCCCTAGTAAAATCCGATGGGAGAGGATGTTTAGAGCAATACATTAGAAATATTACATTTAATTAGAAATATTATAAAACCTCAATGGTAAAGCCTTTGAGGTTTTATTGCAAATTATACATAGGTGAGCAATAATGCAGTAATCCTAGCAACAGCATATTTGCCTCCAATTCAATACTTCTCTAAATTGGTGTCGTATCCTGAAGTGTTAATTGAAGTGCATGAATCCTATTCGAAGCAAAGCTATCGAAATCGTTGTGAAATTTTAAGTTGTAATGGTCTTCTATCCTTAACCATTCCTGTTATTAAGGTTAATGGGAATAATACATTAACTAAGGATATTGAGATTGATTACTCAATGAATTGGCAAAAAAATCATTGGAAGGCAATTGAATCCGCATATAGAACTTCAGTATATTACGATTTTGTGGCTGATTTAATAAACCCTCATTTCAATAAAAAAGAGAAATTTTTAATTGATTTAAATACTAAGATTATTTTGGAGGTAATGGAATTTTTAGGAGTTAGTAAAAGAATAACGAATACTAATGAGTTTATTAAAGAGTATTCTAAAGACGTGGATGATTTTAGGAATTCAATTCATCCCAAGCCTCAATTCCAGATTATTGATAATGAATTTAAAGCAATAAAATATTTTCAAGTATTCAATGATAGGTTTAGTTTCCTTCCCAATCTTAGTATTATTGATTTGTTATTCAATGAAGGTCTAAACGGTTTAAAGATTATCAAAGATTCATCAATAAAAAAACCTACCTTGCCTATTGAAAAGGCAGGGTAGGTTTTTATTTAAATTTCTAGAATTTAAAACCTAAGGTAACAAGTAGTTTTCCTTCTGTCATTTTAGTTGAAACAGGATTTATAGCAAGAGATCCATCGGTGTTACGTAAATCATAGAAAATATAGTTTTCTTTTTGTATTGAGTATAAGTATGCCGCGTCAACAAAGAAGTTTCCTGAACGGTAACCAACTCCTCCTGATAATATTGTTCGATTTGCATTATCATTTAATCCACCCTTTTTATATGGACTTGGGTAAAAAGCATAACCTCCTCTAAGGAAAAATTCCTTTACCCGTAATTCACCACCAACTCTTATATTACTTACACTTTTATATGTGTCCTTAATTAAATTATTTTCAGCACTAAAACTTAATCCATCTCCACCATTACTGAAACGCATTGTGGAATAGTTAACGTATTCGTAATCTAAACTTAGTAGCCCTAAATCCTTAAAGACATAAGCAATACTTGCAATTGTTTTAAATGGTGTTTCTAAATGATAATCATATCTGCCTATGGGTGAAGATTCTTGATAAGTACCTGACCTCATGTAGGACTTAATAGAATAAGAGTATGTGTCTTGAAGATTATAATAGGTTGGTGTATGAAAAGCAAGTCCTAAACGCAAACCATCAATAGGTTTATATATGCCCCCAATTTTCAAATTATAGCCACTGCCTTTTGTCTCTAAGTTTTGATAATAATCAAGGGCATTAAATCTATCCCCAATATTTAGTGTATCATTACTTGAAAATGCATCCTCAAAATAAGTAGTAGAGTTTGAATAATCTAAATTTTGGGCGCATAGTGTTGCTCCCAAAAATAATCTATTTGAAAAATTTAGACCTAATGAAAACACATAATCTCCCGTTGAACCAGAAGTTTCATACAAGTTTTTCTGGAGAACTCCATCCCCATCATTTAGAGATCTTATATATCCGCCTCCTGATGCTGGGTCAAATAGAAACGTGTTCCAAGCAAGAATAGCAGGCCAGTAATATGAGCCTAATTCTTGATATGGGTCATAGTTGTCATTTGGATTACTAGGTATTGTTAAATAAGATCCGTCTATATCTTGGGGCAGGTTTGCAAAATAATTCATTATAGAATTTGAGGTATTATTACCAGTTGCAAAAGCATTTGTAAAGTAATCGTTGGTACGATTATAACCAAAAGCTAGATTCAGATTGACTAAACCGGACTGAGAATCTCCGCTAGGTTTAAAGGAGAGAACAAAGCCTAGGTTATCAAAGTATGTCCGATTTCTAGTATCTTCACCACTACTTCCGTTAAAGGAGGAGTTTATATTCCTGCTTTTAAAAGAAGGCGTTAACGTGAATTCAGATGTTCGGTAAACTCCCAACCCCGCTGGGTTGTAACTAATTGAACCAAAATCCCCCCCAAGAGCACCAAAAGCACCACCCATACTTGTAAAGCGTGCAGTACCCCCATTAAAGGCTTGGGAAAATCTTAACGCGTCAGAAGGAGATTGAGCAATTGAATAAAAGTTTAACAAAACAAGGATTATTATAGAGATTTTGGTTTTCATAAGGCGCAGGTATTATAGTTCTTATTATTTAATAGGAATTTAATGTTTGGAGTTTTACCCTAATTTGTACTACCGAATAATTTTATATTCAGTAGTACAGGGTAATTGTTTCAATGTTTCTATCTTCTTCTTTCACCACCACCAGATGAAGAAGAGTTTGATGAAGCACCTGATGATGAGTTGCTTGATGATGATCCAGATGAAGCATTACTTCCGCCGCTGGAGGAAGGTCTAGAATATGTTGATTCCCGCACTGAACCAGAGTTTCCTGTGCTAATCCTTTCTCTTGTACCTGAGGGAGTAGATGTACTTACCCTATTTGGGCTATTATATGTCGGTGTAGTATTCCTACCCCCTTCCCTTGTGGTAGATGAATTTCGACTATTTACACCTCTATTATTTATGCCTTCATTCGTACTCTGATTCCTAGAGTTTGGTCTTATATAATCATTATTTGAGGATCTTGGTCTTTGGTAATTTCCTTGATTGCCAAAGTCATTGTTTCTTCGTGTTGATTCAGTTCTATTTAAAGTGCCATTAGTATTTCTAATTCGTTGATTATTGTTTTCTTGGTTGCCAAGTCCATTGTTTCTTCGTGTTATCTCTGTTCTTTCGTTATTTCTATAAGTACCATCGTTTCTTAAACGAGCTGTATTATAATCTCCAACTCTATTGTTTCTACGAGTTACTTCTTGGGTGTTGTTTCTTTGCCCATTTCCATAAACATTAGTGCTTTGATTGGTATTTCTTGATCGAATATTAGTATTGTTTCTTACATCCCGATTAACTATTGATTCAGTTGTTGTTCCATTTCTTCTGCGGTCTGAAACAATCCGATTTTCGTATGATCCCCCTGAACGAATATTTGGTGATGTATTTGTTGTAGAACCACCAGTGCGTCTGCCATAATGCTCATTGTGATTTGCATAATATTGATTATTCCAATAGTATGAATCACCTGTATACCAATTGTTATAATTATAATAATAAGGGTTATAGTAATTATAACACCAAGAATTATAGTACCAAGGGTTATAATAATCTGAATACCAAGGACTCCAATCATTCCAGTAATTGTATGACCAGCCAAAACCGAATCTTAATCCTCTATGGTAGTTCGGCCAACCAAACAGCGCTGAGATGTACCAAGGTTCTACCCAGATTTGATTACCCATAATAACTGTATTGTATAATGATGGATCATAGGCACTTGCATAAAAATAATCGTCGGAATAGCGTGATGTAAAGTTTTCGCTACCATACCTAGGGTCTTCCATTCCCCTTAGCCTACGCTCGTAAGAATCCTGATAAGAATCTGATAATATTCTTCTGTATGGGTTTTCATCCTCAATTTTTGTAGCCAATGTATCGGTTCGGATTGTATCTGAACTATTTACATTTGCGTATTTGCTTTCTAATCGTGAGAACTTGGAAGTACTCTGTAAACTTAAATCATTAGGATTGGTAGTTTGAACTGTTTCACTGGTCACTAATGTTGTTGTTTTATTCGGTGTATAGTAAATATCATCAGCGGATGTTGTCGTTGATCTGCTCATGTACATGCTCGATGAGCACGAGGTTATTATAAACCCTATTAGAGCAATGCTGAAAATTTGAATTTTGGTTTTCATAACACACCTCCTTGTTATTAAGATATTGTTTTATTTCGCTATTTTTACAGCAATTGAATTCATGCAATTAGGACAAATATCATACCAAATAAGGACAATGGCTAAAGAAATTACAAGTAGAAAAGAGAATTATTCGCAATGGTATAACGATATCGTTATAAAGGCTGGCTTAGCTGATCATTCGGCTGTAAGAGGATGCATGGTAATTAAACCATACGGTTATGCTATATGGGAGAAAATACAAGCTCAACTGGATAGGATGTTTAAGGAAACAGGACATCAAAATGCTTATTTTCCGTTACTTATCCCAAAATCATTCTTTAGTAAAGAAGCAAGCCATGTTGAAGGATTTGCCAAAGAGTGTGCCATAGTTACTCATTATAGACTAAAAAATGATGTTAACGGAAAAGGAGTAGTTGTTGACGAAGATGCAAAACTTGAAGAAGAGTTAATTATAAGACCAACATCAGAGACTATAATTTGGAATACTTATCGTACTTGGATTCAATCGTATCGCGATTTACCAATTCTCATTAACCAATGGGCAAATGTTGTTCGGTGGGAAATGCGCACAAGGTTATTTCTTCGAACAGCAGAGTTTCTTTGGCAAGAGGGACATACAGCTCATGCAACTATGGAAGAAGCTGTTGCTGAAACAAAGCAAATGGTTAATATTTATGCAAAGTTTGCACAGGAGTGGATGTCAATGCCAGTAATTATTGGCACCAAATCTGAGGCAGAGCGATTTGCTGGAGCTGTAGATACCTATTGCATTGAAGCATTAATGCAGGATGGTAAGGCTTTACAAGCAGGAACGTCTCACTTTTTAGGACAAAATTTTGCTAAAGCATTTGACGTGAAGTTTTCAAGTAAAGAGGGAGTCCTTGATTATGTTTGGGCAACCTCATGGGGTGTATCGACCCGTTTAATGGGGGCTTTGATTATGGCTCATTCCGATGATAATGGACTAGTATTACCTCCAAAACTTGCACCAACTCAAGTTGTTTTTATCCCAATTTATAAAACAGAAGAGGAACTATCTAGAGTTACTGAAAAAGTTAATCAGCTAAAAAAATCATTGGAATTAAAGGGCATCACAACATTATATGATAATCGTGACAATCTTAAACCCGGATTTAAATTTGCTGAATATGAATTGAAAGGCTTTCCGGTTAGAATTGCAATTGGCCCTAAAGATTTAGAAAAAGGCACTGTTGAGATAGCGCGTCGCGATACCTTGGAGAAACAATTTGTATCCCAAGATAATGTGGTTGATTTTGTTGAAAAGTTACTTGTTGACATTCAGGAAAATCTTTTCAATAAAGCTGTCAGTTTTAGAACTGATAATACAACGAAGGTAGATACATATGAAGAGTTCAAGAAACTCCTTGATGAAAAGGGTGGTTTTGTTCTTGCACATTGGGATGGAACCCGTGAAACGGAAGAAATTATTAAAGAGGAGACAAAGGCGACTATCAGATGTATTCCTATTGATGGACTAAAAGAGGCTGGTAAATGTATGTTAACTGGTAAACCTTCGAATCAAAGGGTTGTTTTTGCTAGGGCTTATTAAATTGTTTTATCAATTGCTCAATTGTATATTTGTAAAAAAGGATATTTGTTTTATCAATTCTCAAAATAAAATGGAACAAAAACAAGCTGAAACCCGCAAGCTTATATTACAAAATCTTTCCGAAAAATCAGGAATGAAGCAAATTGTGTATGACAATACATTTGCCACTTTCAACATGATTAAGGAGGTTCTTCATGAAATGTCGAACGATTATAATTCAGCTTTTAAGGGGGTTGATAAACGAGTTAAACTTGAGTATCATGACCGTGGGAAGTTTGAGGCTGAAATTAGAATTGCAGGAGACATCCTCATTTTTAGCATGCACTCAAACGTTTTTCAATTTGATCGTGATCATAATATTTGGAAACTCTCATATGTAAAGGATAATGCTAATGCTTCTTATTGTGGAACTATTAACATTTATAACTTTCTGCGAGATTCATTTAAGTATAATAGATTGGATGATCTGGGCTATTTAATAGGTAGAATATTTATAAATAAAGATTATCACTACTTTGTTGAAGGAAAACGTCAGATGGGTTTTCTTTACAATAATTTTGGCACGGCAACCATTGAAAAAAATTCATTGATTAATATTATACAATCTTCAATACTTTATACTTTAGAATTTGATCTTTTGGTGCCTCCTTATGATGTAATAAAAATAGTTTCTGTAAATCAGATGAATACTAAGATTGAGAATTCAAAGTTACAAACCGGTAAACGTCTGGGTTTTAAGTTTAACTCTGATGATGTTCTTGAATAGATAAAGAGAAATATTTCAGTCAATATCAAATTATTTAAAGTCAAATGTATGAAAAACAAAGTTTTATTTTCAATATTATTCATGAGTCTACTAATAGCCTCGTGTGGAAGAAAACCGAAATCAATTGATAATTCAAACATGCAAAAGAAAGTAGAAGAGTTTGTAAAAGTTGATCTTACAACCAGTATCAACCACCTTTCAGAAAAAGAAAAGCAAATACTTCCCTTACTTTTTGATGCTGCCCAAATAATGGATGAACTCTATTGGTTGCAAACCTATGGTAGTAAGGAACAGCTACTAAGCAATATTAGTGATCCTTTTTTGCGAGATTTTGCTATGATTAACTATGGTCCTTGGGATAGACTTAATAATAACCAACCATTTATTGATGGAGTAGGTGTTAAACCTCTAGGTGCAAAATTTTATCCTCCCGATATGACAAAGGAGGAGTTTGAATCTTTTGATAATAAAGACAAAACAAGTCTTTATTCGATAATTACAAGAAATACTGAAGGTAAATTAGAGTCAATTCCATATCATATAGAATACAAAGATAAAATTGAGAGTGCTGCAAATTTAATTAAGCAAGCTTCAGAGTTGGCAGAAGATGAGGGGTTGAAAAAATATTTGAGTTTAAGGGCTGACGCTTTACTATCAGATGATTATCTTCAAAGTGACTTGGCCTGGATGGATATGAAAACTAATAATATTGACTTTGTTGTAGGTCCAATAGAAAATTATGAAGACGCATTATATAACTATAAAGCAGCCTATGAGTCTTTTATTCTGATTAAGGACATTGAATGGAGTCAAAAACTTGCTCGTTTTGCAAAGTTACTCCCAAAACTTCAGGAAAGTTTACCTGTTGAACCTCTATATAAAAAAGAAGTTCCTGGCTCAGATTCTGATTTAGGTGTATATGATGTTGTATTCTATGCTGGGGATTGCAATGCAGGTAGTAAAACTATTGCGATTAACTTGCCAAACGATGCTCAAGTTCAACTAGAAAAAGGTAGTCGTAAGTTACAATTAAAGAATGCCATGAAGTATAAATTTGATAAAATTCTTTTACCAATTGGCAATTTACTAATAGATCCTTCACAACGTAAACATATAAAATTCGATGCATTTTTTGAAAATGTTATGTTTCATGAGGTTGCTCATGGTCTTGGAGTTAAAAATCTTGTTAACGGAAAAGAAACCGTTCGTGAAGCCCTTAAGGAAAAATTTAGTGCTATTGAGGAGGGGAAAGCTGATATACTTGGCCTGTTCATGATAAAAAAACTTACCGAAATGAGTGAGTTAACCAATAAAGATTTAATGGATAACTATGTAACTTTTATGGCTGGAATATTTAGATCTGTAAGATTTGGAGCAGCGTCTGCACATGGAACGGCAAATATGGTTTGTTTTTACTACTTTCAAGATAAAGGTGCATTTGTCCGTAATCCCAAGGATGGAACTTATATGGTGGATTTCGATAAAATGACAAATGCTATGAATGAATTAGCAAACGATATTCTGAAACTCCAAGGTAATGGCGATTATGCAAATGTTGTTAAACTTTTAGAAGCAAAGGGTTTTGTTAGAGAAGAGTTGCAATCAGATCTTAATAGAGTTTCAAATGCCAATATACCTAAAGACATTACTTTTAATCAAGGTAAAAAGTTACTCGGGTTATAAATGGGTTGTAAAGATTCCGCCTTTTTTTCAAACATATTCTTGATTTAAGAATTTGTGTATTTAATGGAATTATTTGGAAACTTTTTAAGCATTATTTACCTTTAACCGGATTCAAGATAATAATTTAACTCTCAAAAACATACGTCAATGAACCTAACATTTAATTTTATAAAATCTATTTCCAATATCTACGATGAAATGATTGAAAATGGATTTTCATTGGTTTACTTAGGCGAATTTAGCCATGAAATTACTAAAATGTTTACATCAATGGCTGAGTCTGATATGGAGAAAAATAGCGAGGAAAGATCTGTTCAAAGGAAAGTCTACCATGTAATGGTTGAAACTTTGCAGAATATGAATAAGCATTCTGATGAGATTAAAGAGAGGAACATTGGTAATGGCCTTTTTATTATAGGCAAGAAACATGATACCTATTATGTAATCACATCGAACAAAGTGGCTAAAAATCATAAAGATCATTTGGAAAGTGCATTAATATCTGTTAATAACGCTTCGCCTCAGGAATTAAAAGAGATGTATAAAAGACAAATTAAGGAGGGTAGTTTATCTAATAAAGGTGGAGCTGGCTTAGGTCTTATTGATATAGCCCGTAAAACAGGAGAAACTCTGAATTATCAATTTTTACAACTTGATGACGATAACTACTTCTTTATCTTAAAAGTTGAAATAAATTCCAAAAAATTCACTAAAGATGTTGTTTAACCCGTTATTTATCAATGTGGTTAAAATCAAAAATGAGTAATCTTAATATTTCATTTTCAATTAAAGTAATAGCCATCTTTATTTTTATGAGGATGGTTTTTTTTCAGTTTAATAACTTGATTGCTGTAAATGATTCTACTCGTAATTGCAAGTATATTAAGCCAATGTGTTTAAAAGTATTACTAAAACATGATACAATTGATGAAAAATTACCATTAGCATTTCCAATTATAAAGAAAGATTCAACTATTAATATTTATACTAGAATTGAAAATAATTCACAAAAAAATTATGCTACACGAAAATTATATAGCTTGTTTTTTCGAAAGCAAAGTACTGAAGACGCTAATGAAGTAACAAACAGGACTGAAGCAACTGAGAAGTTTGCATCATTTGCTGGAAAACAAATTAATAAAATTGAGCTAATTAAACTTGAAACTTTTGGACAATCTGTCTTCGATTCAACGATTAAACCTATTACCTGGATCGAGAATAAAGTTAATAATTTGCATATTAATACAGCTAATTTTATTATTAAAAATCAGCTACTTTTTAAAGAAGGTGAGTTACTAAATCCCGTTGATTTTGCTGAAACCGAACAGTTAATACGTGATCTTAGTTATATAGAAGATGTAAACATACTAATTGAAACTATTGACGATTCTTCAAAGGTAAATATTAAAGTAATAACAAAGGATGCATGGTCTATTGGTGTAGATGCAAGATTGAACAATACACACTCAAGCCAAATTCAAATTTATGATAAAAATTTAGGCGGATTAGGTTTAGGGTTAAGCGGGTATGTATTTTATGATACGAAAAATCCGAATAGATGGGGTCATAAAGGGGAATTGAGTTTGTCAAACATTGGTGGTTCGTTTATTCAAAGTAATATTTGGTTTCGCGAAGGGCAAGGTTTTAAAACATATTCAATATCACTTAATAGAGATTTTTACGCCTCAAAAGCACTTTATGGAGGAGGAGCTAGTATAATAAAAAGTATCGAGCCTTATAGTTATTTAAATATTGATTCAACTAGTTCCATTAATTATAGTGGCTACGATTATTGGTTTGCAAGATCATTTCATGTAAGTAGAAAAGATTTGTTAAAAGCCCCACACAACTTTGTTATTGCTTATAGGTATTTAAGTACTTACTATAGCAAGCGACCGGATGTCTTAATAAACACAAATTATCCATTTCAAAATAAGAAGTATTACCTAGTTGGATTAAGCCTTGCACAGCAGGCTTTGCATAAAGCAAACTTAATCTATTCTTTTGGAGCAACTGAGGATATTCCTGCTGGATTTAAAATCCAATTTACAGCAGGGTACGAAAAAGGAGAATTTCAAGATAGATACTATTTTGGTCATGAATTTTCTGCAGCAGAAGTTGGTCCATGGGGCTACCTTTTCTCTTCTGTAAGAGCTGGAGG
Coding sequences within it:
- a CDS encoding proline--tRNA ligase, which translates into the protein MAKEITSRKENYSQWYNDIVIKAGLADHSAVRGCMVIKPYGYAIWEKIQAQLDRMFKETGHQNAYFPLLIPKSFFSKEASHVEGFAKECAIVTHYRLKNDVNGKGVVVDEDAKLEEELIIRPTSETIIWNTYRTWIQSYRDLPILINQWANVVRWEMRTRLFLRTAEFLWQEGHTAHATMEEAVAETKQMVNIYAKFAQEWMSMPVIIGTKSEAERFAGAVDTYCIEALMQDGKALQAGTSHFLGQNFAKAFDVKFSSKEGVLDYVWATSWGVSTRLMGALIMAHSDDNGLVLPPKLAPTQVVFIPIYKTEEELSRVTEKVNQLKKSLELKGITTLYDNRDNLKPGFKFAEYELKGFPVRIAIGPKDLEKGTVEIARRDTLEKQFVSQDNVVDFVEKLLVDIQENLFNKAVSFRTDNTTKVDTYEEFKKLLDEKGGFVLAHWDGTRETEEIIKEETKATIRCIPIDGLKEAGKCMLTGKPSNQRVVFARAY
- a CDS encoding Zn-dependent hydrolase; this encodes MKNKVLFSILFMSLLIASCGRKPKSIDNSNMQKKVEEFVKVDLTTSINHLSEKEKQILPLLFDAAQIMDELYWLQTYGSKEQLLSNISDPFLRDFAMINYGPWDRLNNNQPFIDGVGVKPLGAKFYPPDMTKEEFESFDNKDKTSLYSIITRNTEGKLESIPYHIEYKDKIESAANLIKQASELAEDEGLKKYLSLRADALLSDDYLQSDLAWMDMKTNNIDFVVGPIENYEDALYNYKAAYESFILIKDIEWSQKLARFAKLLPKLQESLPVEPLYKKEVPGSDSDLGVYDVVFYAGDCNAGSKTIAINLPNDAQVQLEKGSRKLQLKNAMKYKFDKILLPIGNLLIDPSQRKHIKFDAFFENVMFHEVAHGLGVKNLVNGKETVREALKEKFSAIEEGKADILGLFMIKKLTEMSELTNKDLMDNYVTFMAGIFRSVRFGAASAHGTANMVCFYYFQDKGAFVRNPKDGTYMVDFDKMTNAMNELANDILKLQGNGDYANVVKLLEAKGFVREELQSDLNRVSNANIPKDITFNQGKKLLGL
- the lepB gene encoding signal peptidase I encodes the protein MKKIKDFLANKYFKFCAVSFLYLLWIIWLGSYWLLPGLVIIYDLYVTRKVNWTFWKKRDGKKKSAVVEWIDAIIFAVVAATLIRMFFIEAYTIPTSSMEKSLLIGDYLFVSKVSYGPKLPNTPISFPFVHHTLPFCKETKSFVEWVKWPYKRLAGMQKIKRNDVVVFNFPEGDTVILQYQDASYYSMVREYGRDYIWKNFDVISRPVDKKENYIKRCVGISGDSILVKHDQLYVNGKKQETIGKVQYTYFVKTNGTPINSIHFEELHISKADQNYNAAGGVYRLPLTDEAAEEIRGFNNVISVVKDENTNPAMMAKAIFPHNPKFPWTEDNFGPICVPKKGVTVQLNLDNLPLYQRIIDVYENNDLLVKDGAIYINGKKETSYTFKMDYYFMMGDNRHNSADGRYWGFVPEDHIVGKAVFVWLSLDKEKSFPSKIRWERMFRAIH